The following is a genomic window from uncultured Hyphomonas sp..
GGTCGCGGGTGGCGACAAACGAGCCGTTCAAGCGTACGGCATCACCTTTAAGCAATCGGGAAAGACTGGAAGGAGCAATCGGCGATGCGCTGCGGGCGAACTTCAAGCCAGTCCTGGATGAACCGCTGCCAGAGAGGTTGCGGGAATTGGTTGAAAAGTTGCGTATTGAGGAACAAAAGAAGAAAGGCCTCTGATTGTGACCAAAGTGTCTCCGGTTTGTCAGGATGAACTGCCGGTTTCCGGGAATGAATGGTCGTTCGTTGACGAGCTCGAACGCCTGATCCCGGAGTTGCGGGCCTTTGCCCGTAGTTTGTGCCGGGAGCGGGAGCTCGCGGACGATCTTGTTCAGGATACCTGCTTGAAGGCCTGGCAGGCGATTGATTCCTTCGAACCGGGCGCGCCGATGCGGCCGTGGCTGTTTCGAATTCTCCGGAACGAATTTTACCAGTATTCCCGGCGCTCCTGGCGCTCGGCGCCGCTTGAACAGGAAGTGGCCGAGAATACGCTGGTTGCACCGGCGGACCTGGATGCCAGGATCGATTTCAAGGTCCTGCAGGCGGCGATGTCCGATCTGCCGGACGTACAGCGCGAGGCGCTCATTCTCGTCGTCGCGGCCGGATACACTTATGAAGAGGCCGGTGAGATCTGTAATTGCTCGCCAGGCACGATCAAAAGCCGGGTCAGCCGGGCACGCGAAGCCGTTGTATTCAAGATGCAGCGGGCAGATATTGGTCAGGTTGGCGGATCGACGCGAGACGACAGCCGCACGGCAAACGGTCATATCGACCTGATTTCAGACATTGAATCCCTCGCGCGGGGCTTGTTCAGCGCAGCGTGAGGCGGTTTTTCTAACCGGCGTTTTCTGTTCCTTCGAGCTGGTCGAAGGCCTGATCGGCGCGTGCGAGGCGTTCGCGTGCGCGGTCCCTGATATGTTTCACCGTTTCCGTTGGTGGTAGGAGGCCCGCTTCCGCCGCTGCGTCCTTGAGGGATGCGTAGGCGCGGGACTGTCTGGAACTCGGGGCACTCGTGCGCCGGCCGAACAGGGAGAACCTGATTGCCATAACCCAATCTCCTTGCATCCTGACAAAACAAGCCATCTGGCATGTTTTGAAAGGTGAGCGGGCCGCTGTCTCGGAAATGTCCGGGGCTGTCGCTCCGCCCTGCCGCTCCTTGGGAGCTGATGGCGAAACATTATCCCGAATACGCCTGTTTGACGAATTATATTTTTATAAGATTCCCGGAACAGGAGAGTTCGAGGCCATATGTTGCGTCGCACAAAAGCCGATTAACGGCGCCGTCCGGTGGGGTTGTCCGGAGTGATCTCGTCGGAATTGGGCAGGCGCACATTGCCGACTGAGCCGAAGATCTGCTCCCACAGGCCGAGTTCCCGTCCGCGAGTCGGAGTTTCCCGGGAAGCGTAGTTGATCACCCGGCCGTCCTCGGCTGTGTATTCCAGAACCTCTTCGACCTTGTCATCGGTGCCGAAGGCAATGGCCGTGATCTTCCGCGTTTTCACCCTGGGGTGATAGAAAGCGACCCGCTCCTGAAGCTCGGACATGTAGATCCAGGTATTGTCGTCGAACAGGCTTTTGGTCGATGGAGAGCCAAGCTGCGCCAGAACGGTCGAGCGCGTGTCTTCACCCGGCTTGATTTCCTCAGGCTGCAACTCGTCCGCGACATAGCCGTGGAAGTCGCGGCTGGGCGTCAGGCACGCAGTCAGCGGAAGGGCCAGAAGGCCTACGGCCAGAATTGCGCGTCGCGCCATCGGCAAACTCCTGATAGTGATCCGCGTCAGACCTAGCGGCAGCGACACGGCTTTGGCAAGCACATGAGTGCAGGAGAATACCTTTGGCAGGCATCTGGACCCCGTTTCTGAAACCGAAAGCGCAACGACAGCGGGCTGATGCGCTGTATCGCGGCCTGATGACGGCCGCATTGTCGCCCGAGGCGTACGCGGCAGATGTGGTGCCTGATGACATGGATCATCGCGTCCAGATGGTGAGTCTCCATGCCGCGGTCCTCGTCTGGCAGCTGACTCAAAGGCCGGACAAGGAATTGCGACACCTGCCTCAACTCATCCATACGAGGGTTTTTGATGGCTTTGATGCCTCGTTGCGTGAAACCGGGGTCGGGGATGCCTCGATCGCCCGCAAGGTCCGGAAAATGGGTGAGCATTACTATGGCCTGGGAAAATCGACGGCGGAGGCCCTCTCGCGCCCGGCCGAAGAAAGAGTTGCGGCGCTCGAAGGCATTCTGAAACGCAACGGCGCTGCAACTGCCGGGCGTGAACTGGATCTGGCACAATATCTGGTAGCAATCGCTAGCGCCTTCGAAATGGCCGCACCTGAAGACTTTATGTCCGGTGGCGTTCCCTGGCCGACCTTTCCGGCAACAAGCATACCCGGCGTTGCAAAGGTCTGAGGCGCGCCTTAAACAGCGCGAACGGCTCTCAGCAGAGGCCAGAATCCGGAAGGCGTAATGACTCGCGGAACGATCCTGTCAGTTGATGCAATGGGCGGGGACCACGCACCTGGCGTGATCGTCGATGGCGTCGCCGTGTTCCTGAGGGAGCGCCCAGATTCCACGGTCCTGCTGTTTGGCGATGAGCCGTCCCTGACCCCGCTGGTTGCAGCTTATCCCGGGCTCAGTGGGCGGTGTGACATCGTTCATTGCGACCACAAGATCACCAGCGACATGAAGCCCAGCCAGGCGCTTCGCCGTGGCAAGGGCTCTTCCATGTGGAACGCGCTGGAGGCCGTCAAGGAAGGCCGGGCGAATGCCTCCGTCTCGGCGGGCAATACCGGTGCCCTGATGGCCATCTCGATGCTTGTCCTGCGCAAGATGGATGGTGTGCACCGGCCGGCAATGACTGCGATGTGGCCGACGCTGATTGGCCGCTCTGTCGTACTCGATGTGGGAGCGAATGTTGAAGCAGATGCTGCTCAGCTCGTGTCATTTGCGATCATGGGCGAGGCCTATGCCCGCGCTATTCTCGGCAAGGAAAGGCCGACAATCGGTCTGCTGAATATCGGTTCCGAAGAAATGAAGGGCCATGATGAAGTGCGTCAGGCCCACGAGATTTTGCGCGCTTCCGGGCTCGATCTGGATTATCGGGGGTTTGTCGAAGGCGACGACATTTCTCTTGGCGCTGTTGATGTGGTGGTCACTGACGGCTTCACCGGAAATGTCGCGCTGAAGACTGGCGAGGGCGTTGCCCGGATGCTGGGAACCCGCGTGCGAGAAGCGCTGACGAAGAGCCTTGCGACCAAGGCGGGCGCGGTACTCGCATCGTCCGGACTTCGTCAGCTCCGTGAGCAGATGAATCCCAGCAATGCCAATGGTGGTGTCCTGCTCGGCCTTGGCGGCGTTTCCGTCAAAAGTCATGGCGGAACGGACGCTCAGGGGTTTGCCACCGCCTGCCGGCTGGCCGCAGATCTCGCCACGAGTCACTATCCGGAAGAGGTTGCTGCAAACCTCGCGCGTATCCAGAAGAAAGGGGCGGCGGCCGGCTGAGCAAGCTGCCCTGAAAAGGAAACAAGATGGCACGGCGTAGTTTTATTCGCGGGACAGGTAGTTATCTCCCCGAAAAAGTTCTGACCAATGACGACATGTCGGCGATTGTCGACACGTCCGATGAGTGGATCCAGGAGCGTACGGGGATCAAGCGCCGGCATGTCGCCGCCGAAGGTGAGCTGACGTCGGACATCGCGACAGTGGCGGCCCGCTCTGCCCTTGAAGCCGCCGGTATTCCTGTTTCTGATGTTGACCTCATCGTGCTGGCAACAACGACACCAGACCAGACATTCCCCGCAACGGCGACGGCTGTTCAGGCGAAGCTGGGTATGACCGGTGGTGCGGCATTCGACGTGCAGGCCGTGTGTTCCGGCTTCCTGTTTGCGCTCGCAACGGCGGATTCGATGTTGAAACAGGGCCTGTTCAACACGGCGCTGGTCATCGGTGCAGAGACGTTTACGCGCATTCTGGACTGGTCCGACCGTGGTACCTGCGTCCTGTTCGGCGATGGCGGCGGCGCAGCTGTGCTGCAGGCGGAGGAGTGGACCGGCGAAGACCTCGCAGGTGTGATCACCCACCACATCCGGACCGACGGTACCAAGTCTGACCTTCTGTATGTTGACGGCGGCGTCAGCTCCACTGGAACGATCGGGCATGTCCGCATGGAAGGAAACCGGGTTTTCCGCCATGCCGTGACCAATATTTCTTCCGCCATCCAGGCGATCTATGACGAGACCGGCCTGACCGGCGATGACATCGACTGGTTCGTGCCGCACCAGGCCAACAAGCGCATCCTCGATGGCGTCGCGAAGAAGATGAACATCGCTGAGGAAAAGGTGATCATCACCGTCCAGGAACACGCCAACACATCGGCGGCGTCCATCCCGCTGGCGCTGAACCATGCGGTTCGTACTGGCCGCGCCAAAAAAGGCGACTTGATCCTGTCTGAGGCGATGGGTGGCGGCTTTTCATGGGGCGCGAGCCTGTTCCGCCTTTAAATTCAGGCGACAAGCACCATAATTTCACGGATTTTAGCTGACGGATGCGCTAGTAATCCGTTAACAATCCTTGGCTACATTTTAACCAGATCGGGAGAATCCCATGTCCAACCAGACCATTACCCGCGCCGAAGTGACCGACAAGATCGTCAGCGAAGTCGGTCTGACGCGGCAGGAATCGTCTGACCTGCTTGACCGGACGCTCGACATGATCGGCGCGGCTCTGGAGCATGAGGACGAGGTGAAGCTCTCCCGGTTCGGCAATTTCGTCGTGCGGTCCAAGGCCGCCCGCGAGGGCCGTAACCCGAAAACCGGGGAGGAGGCCACGATTGCCGCACGGCGCGTTGTCACCTTCCGCCCGTCGCCGATGCTGAAGGCGCAGGTCGACAACACTTAGAAATCCAGGAAGGAAATGACATGAGCGCCAGCCGGGCCCGAATCGAGAAATCCGCGACCGCATTCCGGTCCATCGGTGAAGCCGCTTCGGAACTCGGCATCGAGACGCATGTCATCCGCTACTGGGAAAGCAAGTTCCCCCGCGAAGTCCGCCCGGTAAAACGCCCGGACGGCCGGCGCATGTTCCGCCCGCAGGATGTCGATGCGCTGCGGGCGATCCAGATCCTCGTGCATGAGCGCGGCATGACGCTGAAGGGCGCCAAGGCCCTGATCGCCGAACAGGGCCTGTCTGCCGTTCTGAACGGTGAAGCGACGCTCGGCGCGGGTGCGCCGGCCGGCAGCAGCCCCGCCCGGGACCTTCAGGAAACCGTGGCGAAGGCCTTCACTGAAGAGACGCCGGAAGGGCTCACGGATGCCCGCCGCGCCCGTCTGGAAGGCGCGCTCACCGAATTGAGCGACATCAAATCCCGCATCGATGCGGCGCTCGGTCGGCGCGCAGCCTGAACCCACATAATTCATTGCACAGGAAGGGCGGCTTGGTTACAAGCCGCTCTCGTCGGAGCGTGGCGCAGTCCGGTTAGCGCACTAGTCTGGGGGACTAGGGGTCGTGGGTTCGAATCCCGCCGCTCCGACCATCATTTTCTAAAATAAAATCAAGCACTTATAGCGATTTCTTCTCCGGAGAAATTACAACGCCGGACGGGTGCTTTTTTGCAAATTGCAACGCAAGTTGCGCTTACTTACCGAAAACTATTGGGGTTTTTCTACCTAAACACTAGTCAGGCGGACTAGTGCCTATACCATAGGGTGGAAATCCGACGCTTCTCGGAGATTTTCTGCAGTATAGAAAAAACCCAAAAAAAACAGGTAGTCGACGCTAGTCGACAAACGTGGCGACTAACCGCTATTTTGTGATTCATGTACGAACAGCTCGACTTGCTTGATTTATTAGAACGCCCTTCGATTCAGGAGTTGTTCAAGGCCGATCAGATTTACGAATCTGATGATCCAAAATTGTTCGCCACTCTCGTTGAAGATGCTCGCTTTGATCGGAAGTCTGCGAAGATCGATGCGAGGAGCCTGGCGAAGTATCTGTCTGCTTTTGGAAATGGACCCTCGCCAGATGGCGGAGTGTTAGCGATAGGCGTCGAAAAGGATGGGATTATCACCGGCTGCAAAATCCTTTCTCAGGATCGTCTAAGTGAGATCGAGACCTGCGGCGTAAATTACTGTCCTGACGGTCGCTTTCATTCGAGGCGCCTTGAAGTGAAAAATGACAAGGGTGAAGTCGATTTTATTGTTCTCATTCGTGTTGAATTTGTCGACAACCGCTTGGTTCAGCTGACCAATGGCGAAGCATACGAGCGCTTGGGTGATCAATGCGTGCGTTTGACCGATGATAAGAAGCAAGAACTCAAAATCGACAAAGGCGAGCGTTCCTTTGAGCAGGAACCTAGTGGATTGGTCTATCCAGAAGACTTCGACACTCAACGCATCAGGCGCTTTTGCGACTTGATAAAGAAGAATGTCGCGTCTCAGGCTGAGCACCCCGACGAAGCTATTTTGATAGCCGCACATCTCGCGACAACTCGAAAAGGTGTTTTTGTCGCTAATAATGCTTGTGCACTGTTGTTTGCCAAGGACCCTCAATCGGTATTTCCAGGAAGCTCGGTCCATTTCCTGAAGTATGAAGGAAAAGAGGCGCGGTCCGGAAAGGATTACAATGTCATAAAAGATCGATTGATCTCGGGTGATGTGATGAGGGTAATCAAGGAAGCCGCGGAGCTGATCGACAATACAGTTCGAGAGTTCACGGAATACCGGGATGGAAAATTCCATGTAGTCCCAGAATATCCAAGAGATGCGTGGTACGAAATGCTCGTCAACGCAGTCGTGCACCGGTCTTACCACATTCGAAATGCTCCCATCTTTGTAAGGATGTTTGATGATCGATTGGAGGTGGAGAGTCCTGGTGGCTTCATGCCACAAATTACGCCCGACAATATTGTCGGCACGCACCGTCCTCGAAATCGATTTCTTATGCTGGTGCTTCGCGAGTACGGGGAAGTCCGTTGCATTAGTGAAGGGACGCGAAGGATCGTAGCGGAAATGCAGGCGGCATCGTTGCCGCCGCCGGAATTCCGGCAAGAGCGCGATGGCATGCTTCGCGTCATTTGCACACTAAGGAACAATGTGACGAACAGATCCAACGTTCTCGATAGTGAGGCTTATGAAGCAATAGGCGAAGCCCTTGCGTTTTCTCTCGACAGTGAAGAGAGAAAGATCGTCAATTACGTGATGGAACACGGGAAGATAAACACTAGCGATGCGCTCCGTATAATGACTACTACTAGATGGCATAACGCTAAACGGGCTTTGGAAGATCTCGAAAAGCGCGGTGTGTTCCGGTTTGTAACTTCAGGTCGTTCAAGAGACCCGCATTCATATTATGAGTTGAGAAAGAGAGAATAACTCACCGCGCGATTTCCATTCAGATATTTCTTCGGATATGCGCGGAATCCATGCTCGAAAATTACAACGCGGTCTGAATAGCTCAATAAAAACAAGGCTGTTGAAAACAGGAAATTTTGCAAAAGGCCTTGTTTTTATAGGAATTTAGTTGGTCTGGGGGACTAGGGGTCGTGGGTTCGAATCCCGCCGCTCCGACCATTTCATTCCGGTCCGGCTTTGCCGGACTTTTTGATCCAGTGGATCAAAAAGAGGAATGAAATGCCAGAAGCGCAAGCAAGGGCTTATCGGCTACTCTCGTGACAAATCCACGTCTTCCACCTGGCCGACAGCGGCAAGGGCGAAGGCGTATTCCGTCGCGACTTCCTTCAGGCCCTCGAAGCGGCCTGAGGCGCCACCATGGCCGGCTTCCATGTTGATCTTCAGGAAGTAGGGCCCGCCTTCCGGGGCGTCGTGGCGCAGTTTCGCGGCCCACTTGGTCGGCTCCCAATAGGTCACACGCGGATCGGACAGGCCGCCGGTAATAAACATGGCCGGGTAGTTCTGGTCCGTCAGATTGTCATAGGGGCTGTAGGCCGCGATCCGGTCATAGTCTTCCGCGCTGATGAGCGGGTTGCCCCATTCCGGCCATTCCGGCGGCGTGAGCGGCAGGCTCTCGTCAGACATGGTGTTGATGACGTCGACGAACGGCACGGCGGCGATAATGCCGGCGAAGAGTTCCGGGTCCATATTTGCGACGGCGCCCATCAGCAGGCCGCCGGCAGAGCCGCCCATGGCGACCACCTTGTCCGATGCAGCATAGCCATTGTCGACCAGGTAGTGCCCAGCCGCGACGAAGTCCTTGAACGTGTTGGTCTTCTTCTCGAGCTTGCCGTCGAGATACCACTGATAGCCTTTCGCCATGCTGCCGCGCGGATGCACGATGGCGTAGACGAAGCCGCGATCAACGAGGCTCAGGCGGCTGGTGCGGAAGTCAGCCGGGATGGTGATGCCGTAGGAACCGTAGCCGTAAAGCAGCATCGGAGCCGTGCCGTCGATCGGCGTGTCCTTGCGGTGCAGCAGGGTGACGGGCACTTCCGCGTCGTCCCAGCTTGGCGCCATTACGCGTTCGGCGACATAGTCATCCGGATTGTGGCCCGAGGGGACTTCGCGCGTCTTGCGCAGGATCCGCTCATGCGTGTTGAGGTCGTAATCGTAGACCTGGTCCGGCGTGGTCGGTGACGCGTAGTCGAACCGCAGCATGGGCACGTCGTAATCGTAACCGGAATCGAGCCCCAGATCGTAGGCCGCTTCATCGAAACTGATCTCATGCTCCGCACCATCGGCGCGGGCCCGCACGACAATGCGCGGCAAGCCGTTCTCCCGCTCCATGCGCGAGAGATAGTCCTGCTGTGCCTGCAGGCCGAGAATCAGCGTGCCCGCGCGGTGGGCGATGACCTCTTCCCACTGGTCGCGAGAGGTGGCCTCGAACGGCGCGCGCATGATCTTGAAGTCGACTGCGCCGCCGGAATTGGTGGTGATGTAGAACTGGCCGTCCCAGACCACGACGGAATATTCGATACCATCCTCGCGCGGCGCGATCGTGCGCAGCGCGGGAGCGTGTTCGCTCGAATCGAACCAGTGCCACTCGGACGTTGTATGGTTCGACGAGGTGACGAAGATCTTCTCGCGGTTGGCGGATTTGGAGACGCCGACGAAGAAGCCGGGGTCTTTCTCCTCATAGATCAGCGTGTCTTCGCCGGTTTCGAGATTGCGCTCGTAAACGGCATCCGGCCGGGCGTTCTCATCGCGGTGAACCCAGAAGATGGATTTGCCGTCTTCGCTCCATTCGAACGAGCCGTAGCTGTCAGAGATCGGGGCGCCGGCGGGCTCTCCGGTTTCGATGTTGGTGATCGTGACCGTGTAGAATTCGCTGCCCTGGGTATCGAGCGCATAGGCGATCAGTGAGTGATCCGGTGAGGTATCGACGCTGCCGAACGAGAAATAATCGGTGCCTTCCGCCATCTTGTCACCGTCGAGCAGGATGGTTTCTGCGGCGTCAGGCCTGAAGGCGTCCGCCGCATCGCGCCGGGCGATGATCGGGTATTCGCCACCTTCCCGGTAACGGGAATAGTAAGCGAACGGGCCGTCGATCTCCGGAACGGTGGAGTCATCCTCCTTGATGCGGCCTTTCATTTCCTGGAACAGGGCTTCGCGCAATTCGGCAGTCGGCTCTTCGAGGCGGGCCTTGGTGTAGGCGTTTTCGGCTTCGAGGTATTCGCGGATGTCGGCCCGCAGCACGGACGGATCGCGCATCACCTCCTGCCAGGCATCGTCCTTCATCCAGTGATAAGGATCGACCCGTGTACGGTCGACCTGCGTGATCTCGGCATCGACACGTTTGGCAACCGGTGGTGCCGGGATGGGTTTGGACGCTTCGGCGGCCGGAGCGGCGGCCAGGTCAGTTTTCTCGGTCATCGTGCATCCTGACAAAAGGACTGCTGCGGCAACGCCAGCCAGCAGGAGTGAATTTCGCATGTTTGGCTCCGGTACAGGGTAATCCTACCTCGACCGGGAATGGAGCAGTGGGAGGCGGGCGTGTCCAGACCTATTCGGCTGGGCGGAAATCCAGGACGACACCATTGATGCACCAGCGCTGGCCTGTCGGTGGCGGGCCGTCCTTGAAGACGTGGCCCATGTGCAGGCCGCAGGTGGCGCAGTGGCACTCGGTGCGGGGGATGATCATCTTGAAGTCGGTCTTGGTGGCGACGGCGTCCGGCGTGACCGGTTGCCAGTAGCTCGGCCAGCCGGTACCGGAGTCGAACTTGTGCTCGGACGACCAGAGCGGGGTGTCGCATCCCTTGCAGTGATAGATACCGGCTCGCTTCTCGTCATTGAAATTGCCGGGCGTAAAGGCGCGCTCGGTGCCTTCCTTGACGCCGACGCGGTATTCTTCCTCGGTCAGCATTTCCCGCCATTCGCGGTCCGAACGTTCGATGCGCTGGGGCATGTGAAATCTCCTTAGCCGGGCAGGATCATATAGGCGAGGGACGAGGGTTTTTCACCAGCGCCAAAAGCAGAACGGCCGCCCCGGATGACGGAGCGGCCGAAAAAGTCTCACGTCTTCAGAAGCTTACGCGTAGAGGACGGTGATGGACTCTGCGACGAGGGCCGGGCGTTCCTGGCCTTCGATCTCGATGGTCGCTTCCATTTTCATCTGCTTGCCGCCGGCTTTCGGCTCAACCGACAGGCATTTCTGACGCAGGCGAACCTTGGAGCCGACCGGCACCATGTTGGTGAAGCGCACCTTGTCCGAGCCGTAATTGATGCCGCGGGTCGTGCCGGTCACGCGCATGACTTCAGCGCCCAGCATCGGCAGCAGGGACAGGGTGAGGAAGCCGTGGGCGATCGGGCCGCCCATCGCCTTGGTGGCTTTCTCGACGTCGACGTGGATCCACTGATGGTCGCCGGTCGCGTCGGCGAACAGGTTGACGCGGTCCTGGTCGATCAGGTGCCAGTCGGAGACGCCGACTTCCTGTCCTGCAATAGATTCAAGGTCATCGAAGGCGACGACGCGTGGGTTAGCCATGGAGTCCTCCTAAAAAAAGTGCTGGCCTGTTTTGGCGCGTCGGCCGGGCCGGGGCAAGCCTGACGGTAGGGTAATTGCGCCTGCGAACCCGGCGATTACGCCATGATCATACCGGACTAAGCCGGACCATGCCGGATCAGTCCGTGACTTCAGCCAGCCAGATGATGACCAAGTCTTGCGATAAAATGTTCCACATCGCCGTCGCTGGTGAAAAGGTGCTGCGTGATGCGGAGCCGGTCGCCCCGGCGCGAGACGAAGATGCCGTCTTCCTTCAGCCGGGCGGTCAGGTCTGCCGGGACGCTGTCCGGCAGGAGTGGGCAGAGATAGTGCGCGCCGCGCTCGGTGGCGGGCGGGCACTCGAGGCCGATCCCGGCGAGCTTTTCAGCCAGCGCCGCGTTTCGCGCGCCAAGCGTTTCCTGGATGTTGCCGACGCCCCAGCCGAGGATGGTCCGGATCGCCGACTCGAAGGCGGGCAGCAGCGCGAAGTTGGACCGCTCGCCCATGTCGAAGCGCTGGGAACCCGGGCCGTAATTGTCGGTGTAATCGATCAGGCGCGCAAAGTTCGACGAGCCTTCCCGCGTGATCCAGTTCTGCTCCAGCGGCGTGCCGTTCCGGTGCTGCGGGGCGACATAGAGGAAGCCGGTGGCGTAGGGGGCGAGCAGCCATTTATAGGCGGCGACGGCCACGAAGTCCGGCTGCACCTCCTTCACGTCGAAGGCCAGTGCGCCGCAGCTCTGCGTCAGGTCCAGCACCAGCGCGGCGCCGGCCTCGCGGCAACGCTTGCCGATGGCGGCGAGGTCCATGATCGCCCCGTCGGTCCAGCGCACATTCGCGCACGCCACGACACCTGTTTGCGGCCCGATGGCGCCGAGCAGCGCATCCGACAGGGTTTCGTTCCCGTGGGCCCCTACGGTTCGGATCGTGGCGCCGGTTTCCTTCGCAAGCTGTCGCCAGGTGTAGACATTGGAGGGGAACTGATCCTCCAGAAGCAGGATTTCCTGATCCTTCGACAGGGGCAGGTTCCGCGCCGCGGTGGCCAGCGAATAGCTGACGGATGGCGAGAAGGCGATGCCGTCCGTATCCGCGCCGATCAGCTCCGCCAGAAGCGGGCGTAACCGCTCGGTATCTGCAAAGAACTCCGTATCCGGAATGGTCCAGGGGTGGAGCTTCCGCGCCAGGCCCTTCTGCCCGGCCTCGACGGCGGCCTTGGTCATCGGCCCCATCGTGGCGGTGTTGAAATAAGCGACACCCTCAGGGATGTCGAACAGATGGCGCTGGTTCTGGATCTCGGTCATGCGCTTGCCTAGCGCGCACCTGCGGTCCGGGCCAGTGGGAAGTTGCCGCAGCGGTCGCCGTGCCTACCCATTGAGCAGTTTCGGGGCGATCGTTTCAATGTGCTGACGGAAGGCGCGCACATGAGCGGGCGTGTTGGCGAGGCGGACTGATTTCATGACCCATTCATAGGAGAATTCCAGCGGATTACCGTCCCGGTCCTCAAGCGGACTTGCGGTCATGTTCGACGCCGACAGCTTGGCGGCGGGCAGGATCGCTGCACCGACGCCGAGTTCGGTCCATTCCTCGATGACGTGATAGCTGAGCGCGTATCCGGGATAAAGCGTCAGGCTGGCGCCCTCGTCCTCGAACAGGCGCTGCAGGGCCGCATTGAGGCCGCAGGCGCCATTTGTGCAGATGATCAGGGCGGACGGAAGGGCGCCAATCCGCCAGGGATGCAGCGAATGATCCGATCCGTGGACCTCCTGCGGCAGGTAAAAGAGCGGGTCTTTGTATGCAGGCACGGTTTGCATGCCTTCGGGTGCCGGTTCCGCGACACGCAGGCCGAAATCCAGCTTTCCCGTCTGTATACGCTCGATCAGGTCATCGAGAAGGCATTCCTTGAACAGGATTGATACGCCGGGGTTTGCCTGCCGGTACGGGCCGAGGGCGCGTTCCACGGTCTTGAGGTCGATGAGCGGGGACATGCCGATCCGCAGGATCTTGTGTGCAGGGTTGTGCCAGGCCGCCGCGGCTTTGCTGATTTCGTCTACATCGCCGAGCAGCGTATCGAGGAAGGGCAGCATGTGCCGGCCGAACGGCGTCAGAGACACATCCCGTGTTGTCCGCTCGAACAGGCGGCCGCCAAGTTCTTCTTCCAGCTGGGCGAGCCCGTTGGAAAGTGTGGGCTGGGT
Proteins encoded in this region:
- the msrB gene encoding peptide-methionine (R)-S-oxide reductase MsrB, whose amino-acid sequence is MPQRIERSDREWREMLTEEEYRVGVKEGTERAFTPGNFNDEKRAGIYHCKGCDTPLWSSEHKFDSGTGWPSYWQPVTPDAVATKTDFKMIIPRTECHCATCGLHMGHVFKDGPPPTGQRWCINGVVLDFRPAE
- a CDS encoding LysR family transcriptional regulator, whose protein sequence is MKLRQIDYAVRLARTLSFRKAASEAGATQPTLSNGLAQLEEELGGRLFERTTRDVSLTPFGRHMLPFLDTLLGDVDEISKAAAAWHNPAHKILRIGMSPLIDLKTVERALGPYRQANPGVSILFKECLLDDLIERIQTGKLDFGLRVAEPAPEGMQTVPAYKDPLFYLPQEVHGSDHSLHPWRIGALPSALIICTNGACGLNAALQRLFEDEGASLTLYPGYALSYHVIEEWTELGVGAAILPAAKLSASNMTASPLEDRDGNPLEFSYEWVMKSVRLANTPAHVRAFRQHIETIAPKLLNG
- a CDS encoding MaoC family dehydratase, with product MANPRVVAFDDLESIAGQEVGVSDWHLIDQDRVNLFADATGDHQWIHVDVEKATKAMGGPIAHGFLTLSLLPMLGAEVMRVTGTTRGINYGSDKVRFTNMVPVGSKVRLRQKCLSVEPKAGGKQMKMEATIEIEGQERPALVAESITVLYA
- a CDS encoding S9 family peptidase, producing MRNSLLLAGVAAAVLLSGCTMTEKTDLAAAPAAEASKPIPAPPVAKRVDAEITQVDRTRVDPYHWMKDDAWQEVMRDPSVLRADIREYLEAENAYTKARLEEPTAELREALFQEMKGRIKEDDSTVPEIDGPFAYYSRYREGGEYPIIARRDAADAFRPDAAETILLDGDKMAEGTDYFSFGSVDTSPDHSLIAYALDTQGSEFYTVTITNIETGEPAGAPISDSYGSFEWSEDGKSIFWVHRDENARPDAVYERNLETGEDTLIYEEKDPGFFVGVSKSANREKIFVTSSNHTTSEWHWFDSSEHAPALRTIAPREDGIEYSVVVWDGQFYITTNSGGAVDFKIMRAPFEATSRDQWEEVIAHRAGTLILGLQAQQDYLSRMERENGLPRIVVRARADGAEHEISFDEAAYDLGLDSGYDYDVPMLRFDYASPTTPDQVYDYDLNTHERILRKTREVPSGHNPDDYVAERVMAPSWDDAEVPVTLLHRKDTPIDGTAPMLLYGYGSYGITIPADFRTSRLSLVDRGFVYAIVHPRGSMAKGYQWYLDGKLEKKTNTFKDFVAAGHYLVDNGYAASDKVVAMGGSAGGLLMGAVANMDPELFAGIIAAVPFVDVINTMSDESLPLTPPEWPEWGNPLISAEDYDRIAAYSPYDNLTDQNYPAMFITGGLSDPRVTYWEPTKWAAKLRHDAPEGGPYFLKINMEAGHGGASGRFEGLKEVATEYAFALAAVGQVEDVDLSRE
- a CDS encoding aminotransferase class V-fold PLP-dependent enzyme, which translates into the protein MTEIQNQRHLFDIPEGVAYFNTATMGPMTKAAVEAGQKGLARKLHPWTIPDTEFFADTERLRPLLAELIGADTDGIAFSPSVSYSLATAARNLPLSKDQEILLLEDQFPSNVYTWRQLAKETGATIRTVGAHGNETLSDALLGAIGPQTGVVACANVRWTDGAIMDLAAIGKRCREAGAALVLDLTQSCGALAFDVKEVQPDFVAVAAYKWLLAPYATGFLYVAPQHRNGTPLEQNWITREGSSNFARLIDYTDNYGPGSQRFDMGERSNFALLPAFESAIRTILGWGVGNIQETLGARNAALAEKLAGIGLECPPATERGAHYLCPLLPDSVPADLTARLKEDGIFVSRRGDRLRITQHLFTSDGDVEHFIARLGHHLAG